From Triticum aestivum cultivar Chinese Spring chromosome 4A, IWGSC CS RefSeq v2.1, whole genome shotgun sequence, a single genomic window includes:
- the LOC123085975 gene encoding zinc finger MYM-type protein 1-like translates to MEVTKVIKNDIGDKNFSILIDEARDCSIKEQMAVIVRFLDDHGVLQERFLAIKHITDCTSAGIKKALVDVLEYHGLSTSRLRGQGYDGASNMRGEFNGLQKLVRDEAPYAFYVHCFAHQLQLVVVNVAQCSPAIADFFNYIPLIVTQVCSSCKRKDALLAKHQDELLDLMENGKITAGTGLHQESNITRPGDTRWGSHLKTLLRIFTMWNAVVEVLGIVVVDAREHTCQGGARGLLKNMECFEFVFIMLFLINLLSNTNHLSQALQRKNQNIVEAMRLILDVKESLQSMRDNGWESLFCQAKNFCETHGIDVPNMDDLVGAMGQSVRTKNKVTRLHYYKVSIFSVAIDATITEMNHRFNEVSTELLDCMSCLNPANNFSKFNIDKLIRLAEIYDEDFTEADRLMLGVDLPRFLMNIRRSEEFNGCRDVSTLARLMVETMKHTSFQLVYRLIELKLILPVATSSIERIFSAMKIIKTDLRNKLSDDWLNDLMVCYCEKEIFRSIPDDQIMIQFQKMRDRKGHLPHEFHVIS, encoded by the exons ATGGAGGTAACCAAAGTTATTAAGAATGACATTGGAGATAAGAATTTCTCAATACTTATTGATGAAGCTAGAGATTGCTCAATAAAGGAGCAAATGGCGGTGATTGTCAG ATTTCTAGATGATCATGGAGTGCTTCAAGAGCGATTCCTTGCAATTAAGCACATCACAGATTGTACATCTGCTGGAATTAAAAAAGCTTTGGTTGATGTGTTGGAATATCATGGTTTGTCAACTTCTAGGCTACGTGGTCAGGGTTATGATGGTGCTTCCAATATGAGAGGGGAATTCAACGGTTTGCAAAAACTGGTTAGAGATGAAGCTCCGTATGCATTTTATGTTCATTGCTTTGCTCACCAGTTACAGTTGGTGGTTGTCAATGTGGCTCAATGTAGTCCTGCTATTGCTGATTTCTTCAACTATATTCCGTTGATAGTTACTCAAGTGTGTTCATCTTGCAAAAGGAAGGATGCATTACTTGCCAAACATCAAGATGAGTTGTTAGATTTGATGGAGAATGGAAAGATCACAGCCGGAACCGGGCTGCATCAAGAATCTAACATAACAAGGCCAGGAGATACTCGTTGGGGCTCACATCTCAAAACTTTGCTTCGTATATTCACAATGTGGAATGCTGTGGTGGAGGTGCTAGGAATTGTTGTGGTTGATGCCCGAGAACACACATGTCAAGGTGGAGCTAGAGGTTTGCTTAAAAACATGGAATGCTTTGAATTTGTGTTCATCATGTTGTTCTTAATAAACTTGTTGAGCAACACAAATCATCTATCCCAAGCTTTGCAAAGAAAGAATCAAAACATTGTTGAAGCCATGCGTTTGATCTTGGATGTGAAAGAAAGCTTGCAGAGCATGAGGGACAATGGGTGGGAGTCTTTATTCTGCCAAGCCAagaacttttgtgaaacacatggtATTGATGTGCCAAACATGGATGATCTTGTTGGAGCTATGGGTCAATCTGTTCGCACTAAGAATAAGGTGACTCGACTTCATTATTACAAGGTTAGCATATTCAGTGTTGCCATTGATGCAACTATCACTGAGATGAATCACCGATTCAATGAAGTTTCCACCGAGTTATTGGATTGTATGTCTTGTCTTAATCCAGCAAACAACTTCTCCAAGTTTAACATTGACAAACTTATTCGGCTTGCTGAAATTTATGATGAGGACTTCACAGAAGCTGATCGGTTAATGCTAGGAGTAGACCTCCCAAGATTTCTTATGAACATTAGGAGAAGTGAGGAGTTTAATGGATGTCGGGATGTGTCCACACTTGCTCGGTTGATGGTTGAAACAATGAAACACACATCTTTCCAGTTGGTATATCGCCTCATTGAGTTGAAACTTATTCTTCCTGTGGCCACTTCATCCATTGAGAGAATATTTTCAGCAATGAAGATAATCAAGACAGATTTGCGCAACAAACTATCAGATGATTGGCTAAATGATTTGATGGTGTGCTACTGCGAGAAAGAGATATTTAGAAGCATTCCTGATGACCAAATCATGATACAATTCCAGAAAATGAGGGATCGGAAAGGACATTTGCCTCATGAGTTTCATGTGATTTCTTAG